Within Runella rosea, the genomic segment AATGGCACGTTTAGAATTTGAAAAAATACAGCCGACCGTCGGAAATTCCTTTCGGCTCTACCATGCCACTGATGAAGAAAGCTGTCGAGTATACTGGCACCATCATCCCGAATACGAAATCGTTTATATCCCCGCGGGTAAGGGCCGCCGGCAAATTGGCCGGCATTTGTCGCGCTACGAAGAAGGCGAATTGGTTTTTATCGGCCCCAATATCCCGCATCTAAATTTTGCCTACGGGCAAAGTAGTGATTTTGAGGAGTTTGTCATTCAGTTGCGAGACGATTTCTTAGGTAAAGAATTTTTGAAAAACGTAGAATTGCAATCCATTCAATTGCTTTTTGAAAAGTCAAAACGGGGATTGGCGTTTGGGGTGGAAACCAAACGAAAAGTGGGGGAGAAAATCCAACAAATGCCCACGCAAACGGGATTTGAGCGCATGATGACGTTGCTGTGGATATTGCAAGAAATGGCCTTGGCGGTCGATGTAGAAGTGCTGCATTCGGAAGCCAATAGCCCCGACGTTCCGCCCAAGGAAACGGAGCGATTGCGTCGAATTTATTCGTTTGTGGAGACGCATTTCCAAACCGAAATTAACCCCAACGACGTAGCCGAAACCGTAAATTTAAGTTTGCCTGCTTTTTGTCGCTATTTCAAAAAAATGACCCATCAAACATTTACAGAATTTGTCAACGACTACCGCATCAACCATGCCCGCGTAATGCTTCTGCAAAACATAAATGTGGCGGAAGTAGCCTATGAATGCGGATTTAATAACCTCTCTCATTTTAACCGAACCTTTCGAAAACTCACTCATCAAAGCCCTGGCGAGTACCGGCGGCAATTTTCAACGGCGCTTTATTCGTTATCTTAACATCTTCAGTGGTATGCGTTGAACGTGCGTATGGATGGGAAAGTTTTTTGATTATTTTTGAGAATTAAAATAACTTTTCCTATGATGAAATTTGCTAAGTGCCTGATTGTAAGCCTTCTGTTGGCTTCAGTAAATGCTGTGTTGGTGGCGCAAACGCTCGAAATTCAGCGTATTCACCCCACGAATTGGTGGATAGGTATGAAAAATCCCAATGTTCAACTGCTCATTTACGGCAAAAACATCCACAAAGCGGCCGTGAGCGTCAAATATCCTGGAGTGCGCGTGCTCAAAACGCATAATGTTGAAAATCCAAATTATTTGTTTGTGGATTTGGCCATTTCCAAAGCGGCAAAACCCGGAACCATGTCGTTGGTGTTTAGCCAAGGAAGCACCCAAACCACGCAAAAATACGTTTTAAGCGCAAAACGCCACAAACCCGTTCCTGTTAATTCTTCGGATTTTGTTTATTTGCTCATGCCCGACCGCTTTGCCAACGGCGACGAGTCAAACGACCGATTTGACGATATGCTCGATACTAAAGCCGACAAAAATGTGCCTTTCCTTCGGCACGGTGGCGACTTTCAGGGCATTATAAACCACTTAGATTATTTGCAGGAATTGGGAGTAACCACGCTGTGGAATACTCCTGTCATTGAAAATAATACCAAACTCAAAAAAGAATTACACGGCAATTTACAGGCAGCTTACCACGGTTATCACTTCAGCGACCATTATAAAATTGACCGCCGTTTTGGCGGCAACGCAGGTTATAAACAGCTTTCAACGGCTCTGCACCAACGCGGTATGAAACTGATTCAGGATGCGGTTTATAACCACGTTTCGGAAGACCATTGGATGTACCTTGACCCTCCCACGAAAGATTGGTTTAATACGTGGTCTTCCTACACTGGCACCACCCACAAAGAACAAGCGATTACTGACCCAAACGGGGCCAACATTGACCGCAAATACCTGACCGATGGCTGGTTTACGCCTTTTTTGCCCGATGTGAACCAACGTAGTCCCTTTTTTGCCAATTATTTAATTCAACACGCTATTTGGAGTACCGAAGAATTTGGGTTGGATGGATGGCGCATCGACACGTACAAGTACAACGATATGCCATTCATGAATCGCTGCAATCAGGCGTTGATGGACGAATATCCTAACTTATTGATTTTTGGAGAAACTTGGGTGACCAACCCTGCGTCGTTGTCGTATTATGTACGAAACAACGTAAAGTTTCCTTTTGCCTGTAATCAGCCCGGTACTTGTGATTTTCCAAGCTTTCAGGCCATCAACGACGGGCTAAAAGAATCTTTTGGTTGGGATGGTGGAATCAACCGAGTGTATCAGGCGTTGG encodes:
- a CDS encoding glycoside hydrolase family 13 protein; translation: MMKFAKCLIVSLLLASVNAVLVAQTLEIQRIHPTNWWIGMKNPNVQLLIYGKNIHKAAVSVKYPGVRVLKTHNVENPNYLFVDLAISKAAKPGTMSLVFSQGSTQTTQKYVLSAKRHKPVPVNSSDFVYLLMPDRFANGDESNDRFDDMLDTKADKNVPFLRHGGDFQGIINHLDYLQELGVTTLWNTPVIENNTKLKKELHGNLQAAYHGYHFSDHYKIDRRFGGNAGYKQLSTALHQRGMKLIQDAVYNHVSEDHWMYLDPPTKDWFNTWSSYTGTTHKEQAITDPNGANIDRKYLTDGWFTPFLPDVNQRSPFFANYLIQHAIWSTEEFGLDGWRIDTYKYNDMPFMNRCNQALMDEYPNLLIFGETWVTNPASLSYYVRNNVKFPFACNQPGTCDFPSFQAINDGLKESFGWDGGINRVYQALAQDFLYHDPSKMVTFLENHDTDRFFSVIGEDFNKYKLGVAWLLTTRGIPHFYYGTEVLMKNFKNPTDAEVRRDFSGGWKTDTENKFVASGRTARENEAFEFVKKLANYRKTTPALHSGKFTQFIPQNGFYVYFRHNAQKTIMVVMNTNAEAATLETARFAERMQGFTTAKNALTEETISSLASFKVPAMTAWVLELK
- a CDS encoding AraC family transcriptional regulator, which codes for MARLEFEKIQPTVGNSFRLYHATDEESCRVYWHHHPEYEIVYIPAGKGRRQIGRHLSRYEEGELVFIGPNIPHLNFAYGQSSDFEEFVIQLRDDFLGKEFLKNVELQSIQLLFEKSKRGLAFGVETKRKVGEKIQQMPTQTGFERMMTLLWILQEMALAVDVEVLHSEANSPDVPPKETERLRRIYSFVETHFQTEINPNDVAETVNLSLPAFCRYFKKMTHQTFTEFVNDYRINHARVMLLQNINVAEVAYECGFNNLSHFNRTFRKLTHQSPGEYRRQFSTALYSLS